Genomic window (Chondrocystis sp. NIES-4102):
TTTATATGGAAATCCTAAACAATCATGACTACTATTTTTGTTGATACTTCTGCTTTAATTGCTTTAGAAAATAAAAAAGATTCATTTCATCAACAAGCTATTGAAATTAGAAATCAATTATAAATATAAAATCGTAATTTTATTACTACAAATGCTGTTATTTTAGAATTTGGTAATGCTTTTAGTCGTATTTATTTAAAACCAGTTGCTATATCTATAATCAAAGCTATTAAAATGTCGCCCAAATGGGAATTTGTATTAATAGATGAATTGATTTTTGAACGAGCGTTTACACTTTATCAGAAAATGAACGATAAAGAATGGGGTCTAGTTGATTGTAGTAGTATTATTGTTGCTTAAGAAAGAGAAATAACAGAAGTATTTAGTACAGATCGTCATTTAAAACAAGCTGGTTTTATTATTGTTTTAGAGTGAATTTAGGCTGCTATTTCTCCTGTATCTATATCTAGGTTTTCTACATCTATTTGTCCTGATATCAGTTTAGGTAATAGTAAGTCACGGGTTTTTTCAAGGTTATTGTTTTTCTGATTTAATTGTTTTATTTGATTAAATATTAAAGATACAAAAGGTTGGAATTTATTTAATAAATCTTTGTTGGGTAATAGGAAAGATAAGGAATATGCTTGATTTCTATTTAATCCAGGTACTGCAGCATCATTGTTAATAAAATTTTGATTTTGAAGATTGAAATAAACATAATATAAACAAACCCGTGTTTGAACATAATAAACTGTATCAATTGGATAAAAGTTTGTATCAGACCAAAAAACTTTACCTACATTTCCTTTGCGACCTACTATAATTCCAGGTGCTTTTACCAAATATTGACTGTGATAACCAATAACACCACTTGAACCGTAGACAGCTATTTCTCCTCCTTGTCTGTCTTTAGCTTTTAAGGACTTCCCATAAGCTAATTCAACTACATCACCTAACTTTTTCACTTCCCAACCTTCAGGAATTAAACCCAATTCAGACTCAACCATTTTTACCTGTTCGTGACCAGGAAAACGGAATTTAACAAACCATTCTTGATAGAGAGTTTGTGCCATTTCTTCTAATATTTTGATGCGTCTATTATTGTTTTCGATTAGGTCATCGTAGGCTGAAAGTATAGAAGCAATTTTCTTTTGTGTGGGTAGAGGAGGATAAGAAACTGGTAATGAATGAATATGATTTCTATTTAGAGTAGGATTTGCAGAACCACAATCATATTGTTCTAGATTCATTGTATGTAGAAAGTAGTAAGCAAACTTTTCATTATTACCATGAAAATCTTTTACCCATAAAGTAGTATCAGT
Coding sequences:
- a CDS encoding restriction modification system DNA specificity domain protein; this translates as MNKSIRRGWNNTILGEVLTFKRGFDITKKQLRHGKYDVIFSSGFGGKHNDYKVKAPGVVIGRKGTLGKVFFAEKNFWATDTTLWVKDFHGNNEKFAYYFLHTMNLEQYDCGSANPTLNRNHIHSLPVSYPPLPTQKKIASILSAYDDLIENNNRRIKILEEMAQTLYQEWFVKFRFPGHEQVKMVESELGLIPEGWEVKKLGDVVELAYGKSLKAKDRQGGEIAVYGSSGVIGYHSQYLVKAPGIIVGRKGNVGKVFWSDTNFYPIDTVYYVQTRVCLYYVYFNLQNQNFINNDAAVPGLNRNQAYSLSFLLPNKDLLNKFQPFVSLIFNQIKQLNQKNNNLEKTRDLLLPKLISGQIDVENLDIDTGEIAA